The following nucleotide sequence is from Thermococcus sp..
TGGCCTCCTCCTTGGGGATCCTGCGTGATACCGATGGGTATAATGTCACGGTCATTACCTCCCTGATGAGGTTTGCCAGAAACCCCAGGGCACCATAGATTGCTGAGTACTGGCCTATAAGTGGCCCAGTAAGGGAATACCAGCCACAGCCGGCTGCTACCGCAAGCCCCCATTTCACACCCACACCCAGGAGGATTGACGCGGCAAATCCCCCAAGGAGAGAACCAACCATCGTCTCTGCCGGTAGGAGGAAGGCCCTCCGGCCGAGCCTTTTTAACTCGTGAGGCTTGAAATTGAGGCCGAGATCTATTCCGATGATGAGGATAAGGACGTATAGCATTATCTCGTAGAGGTTCCCAAAGTTTGGGGAGTAGAAGTGTCCGACGGCTATCCCCAGAATGAGAGAGGTGAGCACGTAAGTTACAAACCTCACCGGCTTCCCCCCAGTAGAACCGCCATTCCGAGGCTCCCAGCTATTGTGAAGAGTGCGAAGAGGATGGACGAGCCGAGGAGCCAGCCGGCGTTTATGCTAACTTCTCCGGCGTTGATACCCATGAAAAATATCATGAGGAGTAGCGCGGCGCTCATCGGAACGTCGACTTCGACCTTTCTTTTTCTGGTTCTGAGCGCGTACCCAATTAAGACACCGAGCATTAATGGGATGAAGATGTTCATGTATCGAGATGGCTCTTAAGGCTAATAAAATTATCGAGGGCTCGGAGGGTGTTCACGTCATCATCTGTGAGCGTTCAGTTTGCTTGCTAATCGTCATCGCCCAGATTCCTTCGGGCGCCGCTTTTTAAAGCTGTTCCCTGTTTTCGATGTGAAGGTTTTTATTGTGAAGACCATACCCTTAAAATGGTGATTGAAATGATTCGTCCATCTGAAAGGGCCATGGGTATTGAGTACGCCATAAGGGACGTCGTTATTCCGGCCAGGGAGCTTGAGAAAAAGGGGATAAATGTCATAAGACTCAACATCGGTGATCCGGGCAAATACGACTTCCAGCCGCCGAAGCATATGAGGGACGCGTACTGCAAGGCCATCCAAGACGGCCATAACTACTACGGCACAAGCGAGGGGCTTCCTGAGACCCGCGAAGCCATCGTCCAACGCGAGAAGAGAAAGAACGGCGTTGATATAACCTCAGACGATGTCCGCGTCACTGCGGCGGTCACCGAGGCACTGCAGTTCATATTCGGTGCCCTCCTCAACCCTGGGGACAACATCCTCGTCCCGAGTCCAAGCTACCCCCCATACGTTGGCCTCGTCAAGTTCTACGGTGGAATCGCCAACGAGTACCTAACGGTTGAGGAGAACGGGTGGCAGCCAGACATAGACGACATGAGGAAAAAAATCAATGAGAGGACGAAGGCTATAGCGGTCATCAACCCCAACAACCCAACGGGAGCCCTCTACGAGAGAAAGACCGTGAGGGAGATACTGGATCTGGCGGGAGAATACGACCTTCCTGTCATCAGCGACGAGATATACGACCTCATGACCTACGAAGGAGAGCACGTCTCCCCCGGTTCTCTCACGAAGGATGTGCCTGTCATAGTCATGAACGGCATGTCCAAGGTCTACTTCGCCACCGGCTGGCGCCTCGGCTACTTCTATTACGTCGACCCGGAGGGCAAGCTCGATGAGGTGAGGGAGGCTATAGACAAAATGGCTAGGATAAGGATATGTCCGAGCACTCCCGCTCAGTTCGCGGCCGTTGCTGGCCTCACCGGTCCGATGGGCTACCTCGATGAGTACATGGGCAAGCTCAAGGAGAGAAGGGACTATATATACAAGCGCCTCACGGAGATTCCGGGAATAAGCACCACCAAGCCTCAGGGAGCCTTCTACATCTTCCCGAGAATAGAGGAGCGCTCTAAGTGGAAGAACGACTTTGAATTCGTTATGGATGTCCTTCACAAGGCCCACGTGCTCTTCGTCCACGGCTCCGGCTTCGGCTACGCTGGTGACTGGCACTTCAGGATAGTCTTTCTGCCGCCGGTTGAGACCCTTGAGGCTGCCATGAACAATTTTGAAGCCTTCATGAGAGAGAGGCTTGCGGAGTGAATTTTTGGTACCTCTTTTCTTTTTCCCTGGCGGTTATTAAAAAGAGGATCAGCCGCCGGAAACTACCGGGATAATCTCAACGTAGTCTTCATTTTCCACTTTTTCATCTTCAAGGGCGATACGGCCGTTGAGCTTCGCTATCGCACTTTCTGTGTTGAAGCCAATCTCCCGGAGTACGTCGGCGACCTTCGTGCCCTTTTTCCACTCCATCTCCTTTTCTATTCCCCTTCCCAGGACCTTTACTCTGATCATTCCTCACCACCAAAGGCAATATTTTTCGTGACGTTTATAAACTCCACTGGCAATGCTTGAGAACGTTTCATACTTCGAGATGCCATTAATTGAGGATCAGCCCTCAAGGCTTTAAAACGTGGATTTGACTTTAAAAGCACTCTGAAGAGTTTGTAGGAAGCCTATCCAACAACACAACTCAAAGCAGAATCCCTCAGGCGAGAACATACTTAAAAAGACGTTTGTTGTGGAGCCGGGAGGGGGATTTGAACCCCCGTAAAGCGGATCTGCAGTCCACCGCCTCGCCTCTAGGCTATCCCGGCATTTGGACCCAAGAAGATTTGGCGCCGCGGAGGGGATTTGAACCCCTGTGGCCAGCGGCCACCGGCTTAGCAGGCCGGCGCCCTACCAGGCTAGGCTACCGCGGCACTCCAGTGCCCAGGTTATATGAGCCGGGGAGGGTTTTTAAGTTTTTTGGAACCCTGTAGGATATTGGCAAACCATAAATACCCCCACCCCTTATCTCCCTCCAATGAATGCGTCCGTCTTCAACTCAAGACTATGTGCCATCTGCAAGGGCAGAAAGCTCCTCTGCGGGAGGCCGACCTGCCCGATTCTTGAGAGGTTCAGGGTAGCCCGCACCGTCAAGAGAAAACTGAACAAACGCTACCTCTTCGGTTCCTCGCCTCCAAGCATCTTCGTTGGGGAGTATGGTTATCCGGAGGTTAGACTCGGCCCGCTTGTCCCTCCAATTGAGGGGAAGACGGACTATCTCGACAGCCCTATGAAATGGGGAGACAAGACGATAAAGGACATCCTCTACTATCGTTCCCTGCTCGTCATGGGTGAGACCAAGACCGATATCCACGTGAGAAAGAGCGCTAGGGTCCTGGGTGAGGTTCAGGAGCTGGCCATGTCTGTGAAGCCGGTGGATAGCGAGATTCTTCTCAAGAGGAAGCCCGTCCTGAAAGTCCTTCCGAGCGAGTTTGCACCACCGATAGGGCCGAAGGCCGAGCTCCTTGATTTTGAGCTCACGGAGAACCCGAAGATTCCGAGAAGAACTGACTACGTTGTCAGCGATGAGTTGAGGGCTGAAGGGGCCATAATGCGCCTCTATAACTGGGGCTTCGACGAGTACTACATCATAAGGCTCCTCTCTGCCGGACTCCTCGGTCTGGACAAGAGGCTCGTCCCAACGAGGTGGAGCATTACAGCCGTTCAGGACACCATAGGCAAAAACCTGCGGAGGGAAATTCTCCACCATCCTCATATAAACGACTACGAGGTCTATTTCTACAGGTTCATGGGCAACCGCTACGCGGTTCTCCTGATGCCCACGAGCTATGCCTTCGAACTCCTTGAGGTCTGGCTTAAGGGCTCGCTCTTCGGTGCGAGCGAGCCGAGCGTGATCCACGACTACGAGGACTTCCATGGGAGAAAGGGATACGTCAAGGAGACTGCAGGTGCCTACCATGCCGCTCGCTTGAGCGTCCTTGAATCCCTTAGATCGCGGAGGAGGCAAGCGAGGGCCGTGGTCTTCCGTGAGGTCACTCCCGAGTACTACGCTCCCGTCGGCGTCTGGCAGATCCGCCTTGGCGTGAAGAAGGCGATGGGCAACTTGATCGGACGCTTCGAGACGCTCAACGAGGCGCTCGATGTTATAAAGAGGCGCCTTGAGCATCCCTTCGAGAGGTACATTGCGAGAAGCTACGTACTCGGAAGCCTCATGAGGCAAAAAACCTTGGATGGATGGCTCGGAAGGGATATATACCATCTGAACAGAGAAAGCTCGGGTGGATGATGATCACTCCATCCCGTTGAACGGTGATGAGTGCACGTCAGGCTGACACCACTTGGAGGTTTCGAAATGCGGAAGAAGCTCGCCCTCATAAGTCTCGACGGCTGCGGCGTTTACAACCTCAGGCACATGCCATTCCTAAGCGAACTGGCCGAAACAGGGGATTCTGAGGTAGTCGATTCCATCTTTCCGACGCTCACAGATCTAGTACACACAAGCGTTATGACAGGGGTGTGGCCGAAAGACCATGGGGTAGTCGAGAACGGCTATTACGACCGACTGAGTGATAGGAGGGTGAACTTTTACGACTATGAGGTGGCGTTTAATCTCCACAAGGTCATTAAGGCCCCAACCATCGTTGACCTGTTGCGGCAGAAAGGTGTTAGAACCGCCAGTGTCTCCGGATACACAATGCCTCCCTTCAGCGGAACGGACGTCAGGATATTCCCTCCCTTCTTCGCAAGCGACAAGATGTACCGCAGTCACGGCCGTGACTGGAGAAAAGACCTCTGGGTTCTGAACTCTGCCCTCTACCTCCACGAGGAATGTGGGCCTGATTTGCTCCTCATCCACTTCGCCTCGATAGACGGCATGGGACACGACCACGGGCCACTGAGTGAGGGCGCGCTTAAAGCCGTTGAAACAGTTAATACCGCCGTTAGAACCCTCTGGGAAAGGCTGAAAGACGAATACGCCTTTGTAATCTTCGCGGACCACGGGCAGGAGGAGGTTCACACGTGGGTGAACCTGAAGATATACCTCAGGAAGCACGGAATTGAGACACTCCGCGTTTCCTCCGGAGGAGGGGTTCATGTCTATCTGAGGGATCCAAACGAGGTCGAGGACGCCTTTGAGGTCCTTAGGCGGGCACCGGGCGTTGAGGGGGTATTCTTCCGTGAGGACTTACCTCACCTCAACACTCCAACGGGTGGCGAGCTGATAGTTTCTGCCAAGCCCGGTTACTGGTTCTGCTCACACCGAATGTGCAAGGGAATAAAGGGTGTGAGCCACTGGGTTAAGGGCATGCACGGTTCTATGAACAAGCCGGTTATGAAGGTCCCGCTGATTCTATGGGGCTTCGAAAGGGTTGGATTTGACGAGCCGAGCCTCATGGACATAGCGCCAACGGTTTTGAAGTTCTTTGGGATAGAAAAACCGGGGAACATGGTGGGGAGGAGTTTGGTTTAGTGGACACACGTTCACAGCTCACTTCTCAGAAGTTTTCCGTTTTGTCTTCAATCAGCTTGCCAATATCCTTATCTGGCGAAGAGGTTAAATTGGAAGAGCAAAAGGCTGTCATGTGTGGTATGGGGGGGTTGTTGGGTATATTTACGACGAGCACGGGAGGACTAAGGGTGTTATAATCCCCCCAGAACTATGGAGAAGTTCTTTGAGCCGTCGAAGTATTGCGGGATTTACAGAGGAAAGAAGTCCCTTGAAAATCTTACGAGAAAAGTGGAAGAGTGAAAAAACCTCTAGTCCTCAGCGTGAGGACTGGGCAACCCTCTCAATCTCTTCCTTCTTGCTGTAGGCGAAGCTCTTCGGATCCCTGTTGGCGGCGGCTATTATCTCCTCCGCGAGGGCCTGAGCGTAGCTGGTCTTGTTCCTGTAGCACTTAGCTGAAGCGCCGAGGGCGATGTTCTTCAGGGCGATGTCGAGCCTCCTGAGTGGGGCAACGTCCACGGCCATGTGGTAGCGGATTCCACCGAACGCTATGGTTGTGGTGTCTTCCCTCGGTGAGGAGTTCTCGAGGGCCTGAACGAGAACCTGGATGGGGTTCTTCTTGGTCCTGCGCTCGATGATCATGAATGCCTCTTTGACGACCTCGTAGGCCTTCATCTTCTTGCTCATGAGGGAGCGGCTCTCACGCCTCATGAAGTGGCCGCCGACCTTGTGGCCGCTTGAACCGCTTCTCATGACCTTGTTCATGAGCCTTTCGACGATGTGAACACTGGCCTTCCCAAACGACTTCTTGGCGTGTCTCCCGTGGCTGTGGGGGAGGATCTTGGCGTCGAGGTTTATGTAGGGTCTGAGTGACGGGTCATTGACAACGACGTCCTCAACGCTCCATCTTCCAAAGACCTTCGCCTCCTTCGGTACGAAGAACCTCTCACTGAGCTCCTTGGCCATTCCCTTCACCTCCTTGGCTTCTCCTTCCTTCCCTTGACGAGTTCGTTGAGGGACACCCTGTTGACCTTTATGACCTTGTACCTGATTCCCGGGATATCGCCGACTGAACCGCCCTTTGGACCGCCGATTCCCTCGATGATTACCTCGTCGTGCTCGTCTATATGGTTGATGGCACCATCACCTGGGGTGAAGGCCGTCACG
It contains:
- a CDS encoding lysine exporter LysO family protein, coding for MRFVTYVLTSLILGIAVGHFYSPNFGNLYEIMLYVLILIIGIDLGLNFKPHELKRLGRRAFLLPAETMVGSLLGGFAASILLGVGVKWGLAVAAGCGWYSLTGPLIGQYSAIYGALGFLANLIREVMTVTLYPSVSRRIPKEEAITMGGATTMDTTLAVMTKFGGRDITVMAFVHGFVLTAVIPFILPLILGL
- a CDS encoding pyridoxal phosphate-dependent aminotransferase yields the protein MIRPSERAMGIEYAIRDVVIPARELEKKGINVIRLNIGDPGKYDFQPPKHMRDAYCKAIQDGHNYYGTSEGLPETREAIVQREKRKNGVDITSDDVRVTAAVTEALQFIFGALLNPGDNILVPSPSYPPYVGLVKFYGGIANEYLTVEENGWQPDIDDMRKKINERTKAIAVINPNNPTGALYERKTVREILDLAGEYDLPVISDEIYDLMTYEGEHVSPGSLTKDVPVIVMNGMSKVYFATGWRLGYFYYVDPEGKLDEVREAIDKMARIRICPSTPAQFAAVAGLTGPMGYLDEYMGKLKERRDYIYKRLTEIPGISTTKPQGAFYIFPRIEERSKWKNDFEFVMDVLHKAHVLFVHGSGFGYAGDWHFRIVFLPPVETLEAAMNNFEAFMRERLAE
- a CDS encoding MoaD/ThiS family protein; this encodes MIRVKVLGRGIEKEMEWKKGTKVADVLREIGFNTESAIAKLNGRIALEDEKVENEDYVEIIPVVSGG
- a CDS encoding Nre family DNA repair protein — its product is MNASVFNSRLCAICKGRKLLCGRPTCPILERFRVARTVKRKLNKRYLFGSSPPSIFVGEYGYPEVRLGPLVPPIEGKTDYLDSPMKWGDKTIKDILYYRSLLVMGETKTDIHVRKSARVLGEVQELAMSVKPVDSEILLKRKPVLKVLPSEFAPPIGPKAELLDFELTENPKIPRRTDYVVSDELRAEGAIMRLYNWGFDEYYIIRLLSAGLLGLDKRLVPTRWSITAVQDTIGKNLRREILHHPHINDYEVYFYRFMGNRYAVLLMPTSYAFELLEVWLKGSLFGASEPSVIHDYEDFHGRKGYVKETAGAYHAARLSVLESLRSRRRQARAVVFREVTPEYYAPVGVWQIRLGVKKAMGNLIGRFETLNEALDVIKRRLEHPFERYIARSYVLGSLMRQKTLDGWLGRDIYHLNRESSGG
- a CDS encoding alkaline phosphatase family protein, with translation MRKKLALISLDGCGVYNLRHMPFLSELAETGDSEVVDSIFPTLTDLVHTSVMTGVWPKDHGVVENGYYDRLSDRRVNFYDYEVAFNLHKVIKAPTIVDLLRQKGVRTASVSGYTMPPFSGTDVRIFPPFFASDKMYRSHGRDWRKDLWVLNSALYLHEECGPDLLLIHFASIDGMGHDHGPLSEGALKAVETVNTAVRTLWERLKDEYAFVIFADHGQEEVHTWVNLKIYLRKHGIETLRVSSGGGVHVYLRDPNEVEDAFEVLRRAPGVEGVFFREDLPHLNTPTGGELIVSAKPGYWFCSHRMCKGIKGVSHWVKGMHGSMNKPVMKVPLILWGFERVGFDEPSLMDIAPTVLKFFGIEKPGNMVGRSLV
- a CDS encoding 30S ribosomal protein S7; protein product: MAKELSERFFVPKEAKVFGRWSVEDVVVNDPSLRPYINLDAKILPHSHGRHAKKSFGKASVHIVERLMNKVMRSGSSGHKVGGHFMRRESRSLMSKKMKAYEVVKEAFMIIERRTKKNPIQVLVQALENSSPREDTTTIAFGGIRYHMAVDVAPLRRLDIALKNIALGASAKCYRNKTSYAQALAEEIIAAANRDPKSFAYSKKEEIERVAQSSR